One window of Burkholderia vietnamiensis LMG 10929 genomic DNA carries:
- the ispF gene encoding 2-C-methyl-D-erythritol 2,4-cyclodiphosphate synthase — protein sequence MDFRIGQGYDVHQLVPGRPLIIGGVTIPYERGLLGHSDADVLLHAITDALFGAAALGDIGRHFSDTDAAFKGADSRVLLRECAARVKAAGFTIQNVDSTVIAQAPKLAPHIDGMRANIAADLGLPLERVNVKAKTNEKLGYLGRGDGIEAQAAALLVK from the coding sequence ATGGATTTCAGAATCGGACAAGGCTACGACGTGCATCAGCTCGTCCCGGGGCGCCCGCTCATCATCGGCGGCGTGACGATTCCGTACGAGCGCGGGCTGCTCGGCCACTCGGATGCGGACGTGCTGCTGCACGCGATCACCGACGCGCTGTTCGGCGCGGCGGCGCTCGGCGACATCGGCCGCCATTTCTCCGACACCGACGCCGCCTTCAAGGGCGCGGACAGCCGCGTGCTGCTGCGCGAATGCGCGGCGCGCGTGAAGGCGGCCGGCTTCACGATCCAGAACGTCGACAGCACCGTGATCGCGCAGGCGCCGAAGCTCGCGCCGCACATCGACGGCATGCGCGCGAACATCGCGGCCGACCTCGGCTTGCCGCTCGAACGCGTGAACGTGAAGGCGAAGACCAACGAGAAGCTCGGCTATCTCGGCCGCGGCGACGGCATCGAGGCGCAGGCGGCCGCGCTGCTGGTGAAGTAG
- the argE gene encoding acetylornithine deacetylase, producing MSILDAPAPSAADQPDASLVSLPSIERLVSMDTTSRVPNLGLIETVRDALAASGIESTLTHDARDGWANLFATVPAHDGSTDGGIVLSGHTDVVPVDGQQWDSDPFAPQLRDGRLYGRGTCDMKGFIGAALALLPEMQAARLAKPIHFALSYDEEIGCAGAPLLIADLVKRGVKPSGCIVGEPTSMRPIIAHKGINAYRCCVRGHAAHSSLTPKGLNAIEYAARLICHIRDLAERFRAEGPFDALYDVPFTTAQTSTIQGGNAINTVPAECRFDFEFRNLPTLDPEQIFARIEAYAQETLLPQMRREHPNAAIEFSKIAAAPGLDATEQAAITQLVRALTADQDKRKVAYGTEAGLFERAGIPSIVCGPGNIEQAHKPNEYVELAQLAACEQFLRKFIRSMSVDAH from the coding sequence ATGTCCATCCTCGACGCGCCGGCACCTTCCGCCGCCGATCAACCCGACGCGTCGCTCGTCAGCCTGCCGTCGATCGAGCGGCTGGTGTCGATGGACACGACGAGCCGCGTGCCGAACCTCGGCCTGATCGAAACGGTGCGCGACGCGCTCGCCGCGAGCGGCATCGAGTCGACGCTCACGCACGACGCGCGCGACGGCTGGGCGAATCTGTTCGCCACGGTGCCCGCGCACGACGGCTCGACCGATGGCGGCATCGTGCTGTCGGGTCACACCGACGTCGTGCCGGTCGACGGCCAGCAGTGGGACAGCGACCCGTTCGCGCCGCAGCTGCGCGACGGCCGCCTGTACGGCCGCGGCACTTGCGACATGAAGGGCTTCATCGGCGCGGCGCTCGCGCTGCTGCCCGAGATGCAGGCAGCCAGGCTCGCGAAGCCGATCCACTTCGCGCTGTCCTACGACGAGGAAATCGGCTGCGCCGGCGCGCCGCTGTTGATCGCCGATCTGGTCAAGCGCGGCGTGAAGCCGTCGGGCTGCATCGTCGGCGAGCCGACCAGCATGCGCCCGATCATCGCGCACAAGGGCATCAACGCATACCGTTGCTGCGTGCGCGGCCATGCGGCGCACTCGTCGCTGACGCCGAAGGGGCTGAACGCGATCGAGTACGCGGCGCGCCTGATCTGCCACATCCGCGACCTCGCGGAGCGCTTCCGCGCCGAAGGGCCGTTCGACGCGCTGTACGACGTGCCGTTCACGACCGCGCAGACGAGCACGATCCAGGGCGGCAACGCGATCAACACGGTGCCGGCCGAATGCCGGTTCGACTTCGAGTTCCGCAACCTGCCGACGCTCGATCCCGAGCAGATCTTCGCGCGCATCGAAGCGTATGCGCAGGAAACGCTGCTGCCGCAGATGCGCCGCGAGCATCCGAACGCCGCCATCGAGTTCTCGAAGATCGCCGCCGCGCCGGGCCTCGACGCGACCGAGCAGGCCGCGATCACGCAGCTCGTGCGCGCGCTCACGGCCGATCAGGACAAGCGCAAGGTCGCGTACGGCACCGAGGCCGGCCTGTTCGAACGCGCGGGCATTCCGAGCATCGTGTGCGGGCCCGGCAACATCGAGCAGGCGCACAAGCCGAACGAATACGTCGAGCTCGCGCAGCTCGCCGCGTGCGAGCAGTTCCTGCGCAAGTTCATCCGCAGCATGTCGGTCGACGCGCACTGA
- the ispD gene encoding 2-C-methyl-D-erythritol 4-phosphate cytidylyltransferase, translating into MTPRLFALIPCAGTGSRSGSAVPKQYRTLAGRALLHYTLAAFDACSEFAQTLVVLAPDDTHFDARRFAGLRFAVRRCGGGSRQASVLNGLLGLAEFGATDQDWVLVHDAARPGITPTLIRTLVATLKDDPVGGILALPVADTLKRVPTGGDAIARTESRDALWQAQTPQMFRIGMLRDAILRAQREGHDLTDEASAIEWAGHTPRVVQGSLRNFKVTYPEDFALAEAILAAPAHAS; encoded by the coding sequence GTGACACCCCGACTTTTTGCCCTGATTCCCTGCGCCGGCACGGGCAGCCGCTCCGGTTCGGCCGTGCCGAAGCAATACCGCACGCTGGCCGGTCGCGCGCTTCTCCATTACACGCTCGCCGCGTTCGACGCCTGCAGCGAGTTCGCCCAGACGCTCGTCGTGCTCGCGCCCGACGATACCCATTTCGACGCACGCCGCTTCGCGGGCCTGCGCTTCGCGGTGCGCCGCTGCGGCGGCGGCTCGCGTCAGGCGTCGGTACTCAACGGGCTGCTCGGGCTCGCCGAGTTCGGCGCGACCGACCAGGACTGGGTGCTCGTGCATGACGCCGCGCGCCCCGGCATCACGCCGACGCTGATCCGCACGCTGGTCGCGACGCTGAAGGACGATCCGGTGGGCGGCATCCTCGCGCTGCCGGTCGCCGATACGCTCAAGCGCGTGCCGACGGGCGGCGACGCGATCGCGCGCACCGAGTCGCGCGACGCGCTGTGGCAGGCGCAGACGCCACAGATGTTTCGCATCGGCATGCTGCGCGACGCCATCCTGCGCGCGCAGCGCGAAGGGCACGACCTGACCGACGAGGCGAGCGCGATCGAATGGGCGGGCCATACGCCGCGCGTCGTGCAGGGCAGCCTGCGCAACTTCAAGGTCACGTACCCGGAAGACTTCGCGCTCGCGGAAGCGATTCTCGCGGCTCCCGCGCACGCCTCCTGA
- a CDS encoding penicillin-binding protein 1A, giving the protein MPIIKRPSSSSDRKEPHYSLRRSPSGAYYPDDDEPDDARRASRRGGGRDGDGRRSFGSRVALWFVGLFATLAIVGALIVGYALVVMAPQLPSLDALTNYQPKVPLRVYSADHVLLGEFGEERRSLVRFQDIPDVMKKAVLAIEDYRFYEHGGVDFLGILRAGVADLLHGGARQGASTITMQVARNFFLSSEKTYTRKIYEMLLAYKIERALTKDQILELYMNQIYLGQRSYGFAAAARVYFGKDLKDITLAEAAMLAGLPKAPSAYNPVVNPKRAKVRQEYILKRMLEIGYITQPQYDQAVKEEIHVRTPGNQYAVHGEYVAEMVRQMMYEQYKDETYTRGLTVTTTINAADQEAAYQAVRRGILDYERRHGYRGPEGSINLPAAGDDRDEAVDDALADHPDNGDLQSAVVLSASPNAVEVQFVGGATTTIGPAGLRFVSAALSPRANATLRIKPGSIVRVLKDGKTGWQVVQLPQVEGALVAIAPQDGAIRSLVGGFDFNKSKFNHVTQAWRQPGSSFKPFIYSASLDKGMGPATIINDAPLYFPPSVPGGTAWEPKDDDQPDGPMSMRTALQRSKNLVSIRILASIGTQYAQQYVTQRFGFDPAKTPPYLPMALGAGLVTPLQLATGYAVFANGGYKVDPYLIAEVDDARGQPLQKSQPAVAGSTAPRTIEGRNAYVMNSLLHSVATAGTGAGTNALGRSDLQGKTGTTNDAKDGWFAGYQQSLVAVAWMGFDQPKSLGSREFGAQLALPIWVNYMRTALNGVPEQQMPMPDGLTTIDGELYYADRTPGNGFVASVDINPAENAISANDALGSAGAAGLAPPPVTQQEKQQIMDMFESK; this is encoded by the coding sequence ATGCCAATCATCAAACGACCGTCTTCCTCCTCCGATCGGAAAGAACCTCACTACTCGCTGCGCCGTTCGCCGTCGGGAGCCTATTACCCCGATGACGACGAGCCCGACGACGCCCGTCGCGCATCGCGCCGCGGCGGCGGCCGCGACGGCGACGGGCGTCGCTCGTTCGGCTCGCGCGTCGCGCTGTGGTTCGTCGGCCTGTTCGCGACGCTCGCGATCGTCGGCGCGCTGATCGTCGGCTATGCGCTCGTCGTGATGGCGCCGCAGCTGCCGTCGCTCGACGCGCTGACCAACTACCAGCCGAAGGTGCCGCTGCGCGTGTATTCCGCCGATCACGTGCTGCTCGGCGAGTTCGGTGAGGAGCGCCGCAGTCTCGTGCGCTTCCAGGACATCCCCGACGTGATGAAGAAGGCGGTGCTCGCGATCGAGGACTACCGCTTCTACGAACACGGCGGCGTCGATTTCCTCGGCATCCTGCGCGCGGGCGTGGCCGACCTGCTGCACGGCGGCGCGCGCCAGGGCGCGAGCACGATCACGATGCAGGTCGCGCGCAACTTCTTCCTGTCGAGCGAGAAGACCTACACGCGCAAGATCTACGAGATGCTGCTCGCGTACAAGATCGAGCGCGCGCTGACGAAGGACCAGATCCTCGAGCTGTACATGAACCAGATCTATCTGGGCCAGCGCTCGTACGGTTTCGCGGCTGCCGCGCGCGTGTACTTCGGCAAGGACCTGAAGGACATCACGCTCGCCGAGGCGGCGATGCTCGCAGGGCTGCCGAAGGCGCCGTCCGCGTACAACCCGGTCGTCAATCCGAAGCGCGCGAAGGTGCGTCAGGAATACATCCTCAAGCGCATGCTCGAAATCGGCTACATCACGCAGCCGCAGTACGACCAGGCCGTGAAGGAGGAGATCCACGTGCGCACGCCGGGCAACCAGTACGCGGTGCACGGCGAATACGTCGCCGAGATGGTGCGGCAGATGATGTACGAGCAGTACAAGGATGAAACCTATACGCGCGGGCTGACCGTCACCACGACGATCAACGCGGCCGATCAGGAAGCGGCCTATCAGGCCGTGCGGCGCGGCATTCTCGACTACGAGCGCCGCCACGGCTATCGCGGGCCGGAAGGGTCGATCAATCTGCCGGCCGCCGGCGACGATCGCGACGAGGCGGTCGACGACGCGCTCGCCGATCACCCCGACAACGGCGATCTGCAATCGGCCGTGGTGCTGTCGGCGTCGCCGAATGCGGTCGAAGTGCAGTTCGTCGGCGGCGCGACCACGACGATCGGGCCGGCCGGCCTGCGCTTCGTGTCCGCCGCGCTGAGCCCGCGCGCCAACGCGACGCTGCGGATCAAGCCGGGCTCGATCGTGCGCGTGCTGAAGGACGGCAAGACGGGCTGGCAGGTCGTGCAGCTGCCGCAGGTCGAAGGCGCGCTCGTCGCGATCGCGCCGCAGGACGGTGCGATCCGTTCGCTGGTCGGCGGCTTCGACTTCAACAAGAGCAAGTTCAACCACGTGACGCAGGCGTGGCGCCAGCCGGGCTCGTCGTTCAAGCCGTTCATTTATTCGGCATCGCTCGACAAGGGCATGGGGCCGGCGACGATCATCAACGATGCGCCGCTGTACTTCCCGCCGAGCGTGCCGGGCGGCACCGCGTGGGAGCCGAAGGACGACGATCAGCCGGACGGCCCGATGTCGATGCGCACCGCGCTGCAGCGCTCGAAGAACCTCGTGTCGATCCGCATCCTCGCGTCGATCGGCACGCAGTACGCGCAGCAGTACGTGACGCAGCGCTTCGGCTTCGATCCGGCGAAGACGCCGCCGTACCTGCCGATGGCGCTCGGCGCCGGGCTCGTCACGCCGTTGCAGCTCGCGACCGGCTACGCCGTGTTCGCGAACGGCGGCTACAAGGTCGATCCGTATCTGATCGCCGAAGTCGACGACGCGCGCGGCCAGCCGCTGCAGAAGTCGCAGCCGGCGGTCGCGGGCAGCACGGCGCCGCGCACGATCGAAGGCCGCAACGCGTACGTGATGAACAGCCTGCTGCATTCGGTCGCGACGGCCGGCACCGGCGCGGGCACCAACGCGCTCGGCCGCAGCGACCTGCAGGGCAAGACGGGTACGACCAACGATGCGAAGGACGGCTGGTTCGCCGGCTATCAACAGTCGCTCGTCGCGGTCGCGTGGATGGGCTTCGATCAGCCGAAGAGCCTCGGCAGCCGCGAATTCGGCGCGCAGCTCGCGTTGCCGATCTGGGTGAACTACATGCGCACCGCGCTGAACGGCGTGCCCGAGCAGCAGATGCCGATGCCCGACGGGCTGACGACGATCGACGGCGAGCTGTATTACGCCGACCGCACGCCGGGCAACGGCTTCGTGGCGAGCGTCGACATCAACCCGGCCGAGAACGCGATCAGCGCGAACGACGCACTCGGCTCGGCCGGTGCGGCGGGGCTCGCGCCGCCGCCCGTCACGCAGCAGGAGAAGCAGCAGATCATGGACATGTTCGAAAGCAAGTAA
- a CDS encoding PspA/IM30 family protein produces MSLFDSVSRTIKGLLNDAADSVQDPSRDARQIVRELDDSIGRAENSLIEIEAQVATQRSKRDAADDKVKKYEDGAKRALQAGDEALAREALAAQANAEAERDALAAELTTLEPSVDKLKGQIADMRARRNDLNARSNILQAKQEIAQAKDVAASALGGIGGKNLSEDFQKLEDKVALQNARSDARLNSADTSSGKALDDKLAALNKGPSVEDRLAALKKQLDTPAQ; encoded by the coding sequence ATGTCGCTTTTCGACTCTGTTTCGCGCACGATCAAGGGCCTGCTGAACGACGCGGCCGATTCGGTACAGGATCCGTCGCGCGACGCACGGCAGATCGTGCGGGAGCTCGACGACAGCATCGGCCGTGCCGAGAATTCGCTGATCGAAATCGAGGCACAGGTCGCGACCCAGCGCAGCAAGCGCGATGCGGCCGACGACAAGGTGAAGAAGTACGAGGACGGCGCGAAGCGCGCGCTGCAGGCCGGCGACGAAGCGCTCGCGCGCGAGGCGCTCGCCGCGCAGGCGAACGCGGAAGCCGAGCGCGACGCGCTCGCGGCCGAGCTGACCACGCTCGAACCGTCGGTCGACAAGCTGAAGGGGCAGATCGCCGACATGCGGGCGCGCCGCAACGATCTGAACGCCCGCTCGAACATCCTGCAGGCAAAGCAGGAAATCGCGCAGGCGAAGGATGTCGCGGCGAGCGCCCTGGGCGGCATCGGCGGCAAGAACCTGTCGGAAGACTTCCAGAAGCTCGAGGACAAGGTCGCGCTGCAGAATGCGCGTTCGGACGCACGCCTGAACTCGGCCGACACGTCGAGCGGCAAGGCGCTCGACGACAAGCTCGCCGCATTGAACAAGGGCCCGTCGGTCGAAGACCGCCTCGCGGCGCTGAAGAAACAGCTCGACACGCCCGCGCAGTAA
- a CDS encoding carboxymuconolactone decarboxylase family protein — MEFIDSIKAHIPDYAKDIRLNLDGTISRSSLEGNDAVGVALAAAFAAKSTVLVKTIREAGVLSPEETNAALTAAALMGMNNTWYPYVEMADDADLKTQRAELRMGAYASHGGVDKRRFEMYALAASIVGKCHFCVQSHYALLKNEQGMTTTQLRDVGRIASVINAAAQVIAAEGA; from the coding sequence ATGGAATTCATCGACTCGATTAAGGCGCACATCCCCGACTACGCGAAAGACATTCGCCTGAACCTCGATGGCACGATCTCGCGTTCGTCGCTGGAGGGCAACGATGCGGTCGGCGTCGCGCTGGCGGCGGCGTTCGCGGCGAAGAGCACGGTGCTCGTCAAGACGATCCGCGAAGCCGGCGTGCTGTCGCCCGAAGAGACGAACGCGGCGCTGACCGCGGCCGCGCTGATGGGGATGAACAACACCTGGTATCCGTATGTCGAGATGGCCGACGACGCCGACCTGAAGACGCAGCGCGCCGAGCTGCGGATGGGCGCGTATGCGTCGCACGGCGGCGTCGACAAGCGTCGCTTCGAGATGTATGCGCTCGCCGCGTCGATCGTCGGCAAGTGCCACTTCTGCGTGCAGTCGCACTATGCGCTGCTGAAGAACGAGCAAGGCATGACGACGACGCAGCTGCGCGACGTCGGCCGCATCGCGTCGGTGATCAACGCCGCCGCGCAGGTAATCGCCGCCGAAGGCGCATAA
- the mfd gene encoding transcription-repair coupling factor yields MPDTATNPFASPVARVKPGQRFIFDGAHGSADALAIARYLAENRDAVPLLAVICANAVDAQRLSQELRYFSPDARVRLLPDWETLPYDTFSPHQDLVSERLATLHDLGEGRCDILLVPATTALYRMPPASFMAAYTFAFAQGERLDEAKLKAQLTLAGYEHVSQVVRPGEYCVRGSLIDLYPMGSPLPYRIDLFDDQVDSIRAFDPDTQRSLYPVRDVRLLPGREFPFDEAARTAFRSRWRETFEGDPSRAPIYKDIGNGVPSAGIEYYLPLFFDETATLFHYLPQAAHLVFTGDLEASIRRFTADTKQRHAFLAHDRERPILEPQRLFLSDEDFFAFAKPFARVVLPAQPAGGWATALPELTVDRHADDPLAALRTFVESSGKRVLLTVESAGRRETILQLLAEHRLRPTSNDHFAGWLDSDAPFALGVAPLASGFAVPAEGYAIVTETELYGALGRRAGRRRQEQASNVDAMVRDLSELKVGDPVVHAQHGIGRYMGLVSMDLGEGETEFLHLEYAGDSKLYVPVAQLHVISRYSGADPDSAPLHALGSGQWERAKRKAAQQIRDTAAELLNLYARRAAREGHAFALDPRDYVKFAESFGFEETPDQAAAIAAVIGDMTSGKPMDRLVCGDVGFGKTEVALRAAFIAVMGGKQVALLSPTTLLAEQHTQTFADRFADWPVRIVELSRFKTAKEVNAAIAQINEGSVDIVIGTHKLLSSDVQFKRLGLVIIDEEHRFGVRQKEALKALRAEVDVLTLTATPIPRTLGMALEGLRDFSVIATAPQKRLAIKTFVRREEESVIREAMLRELKRGGQVYFLHNEVETIENRKAMLEALVPEARIVIAHGQMHERELERVMRDFVAQRANVLLCTTIIETGIDVPSANTIIMHRADKFGLAQLHQLRGRVGRSHHQAYAYLLVHDPQSLTKQAQRRLEAIQQMEELGSGFYLAMHDLEIRGTGEVLGDKQSGEIHEIGFQLYTDMLNDAVKALKNGKEPDLTAPLAATTEINLHAPAILPADYCADVQERLSLYKRLANCEHGDAIDGIQEELIDRFGKLPPQAQALVETHRLRLAAKPLGIVKIDASEVAIGLQFEPNPPIDPMRIIEMVQKHRHIKLAGQDKLRIETRSPDLAIRVSTIKETLRALAPSAAR; encoded by the coding sequence ATGCCAGACACCGCTACCAACCCGTTCGCCTCGCCCGTCGCCCGCGTCAAACCGGGCCAGCGCTTCATCTTCGACGGCGCGCACGGCTCCGCAGACGCACTCGCCATCGCCCGCTATCTTGCCGAGAACCGCGACGCGGTCCCGCTCCTCGCGGTGATCTGCGCGAATGCGGTCGACGCACAGCGGCTGTCGCAGGAGCTGCGCTACTTCTCGCCGGATGCGCGCGTACGCCTGCTGCCGGACTGGGAGACGCTGCCGTACGACACGTTCTCGCCGCACCAGGATCTCGTCTCCGAGCGGCTCGCGACGCTGCACGACCTCGGCGAGGGCCGCTGCGACATCCTGCTGGTGCCCGCGACCACCGCGCTGTACCGGATGCCGCCCGCGTCGTTCATGGCCGCCTACACGTTCGCGTTCGCGCAGGGCGAGCGGCTCGACGAGGCGAAGCTGAAAGCGCAGCTAACGCTCGCCGGCTACGAGCACGTGAGCCAGGTCGTGCGGCCCGGCGAATACTGCGTGCGCGGCTCGCTGATCGACCTGTATCCGATGGGCTCGCCGCTGCCGTACCGGATCGACCTGTTCGACGATCAGGTCGACTCGATCCGCGCGTTCGATCCCGATACGCAGCGCAGCCTGTACCCGGTGCGCGACGTGCGCCTGCTGCCCGGCCGCGAATTTCCGTTCGACGAGGCCGCACGCACGGCGTTCCGCAGCCGCTGGCGCGAGACCTTCGAAGGCGATCCGAGCCGCGCGCCGATCTACAAGGACATCGGCAACGGCGTCCCGTCGGCCGGCATCGAGTATTACCTGCCGCTGTTCTTCGACGAGACGGCCACGCTGTTTCACTACCTGCCGCAGGCCGCGCATCTGGTGTTCACCGGCGACCTCGAGGCGTCGATCCGCCGCTTCACCGCCGATACGAAGCAACGCCACGCGTTCCTCGCGCACGATCGCGAACGGCCGATCCTCGAGCCGCAGCGGCTGTTCCTGTCGGACGAGGATTTCTTCGCGTTCGCAAAACCGTTCGCGCGCGTCGTGCTGCCCGCGCAGCCGGCCGGCGGCTGGGCGACGGCGCTGCCCGAGCTGACGGTCGACCGCCATGCCGACGATCCGCTCGCCGCGCTGCGCACGTTCGTCGAGTCGTCGGGCAAGCGCGTGCTGCTGACGGTCGAATCGGCCGGCCGCCGCGAAACGATCCTGCAACTGCTCGCCGAGCATCGGCTGCGCCCCACGTCGAACGACCACTTCGCGGGCTGGCTCGACAGCGACGCGCCGTTCGCGCTCGGCGTCGCGCCGCTCGCCAGCGGCTTCGCGGTGCCGGCCGAAGGCTACGCGATCGTCACCGAAACCGAGCTGTACGGCGCGCTCGGCCGCCGCGCGGGGCGCCGGCGCCAGGAACAGGCGAGCAACGTCGACGCGATGGTGCGCGACCTGTCGGAGCTGAAGGTCGGCGATCCGGTCGTCCATGCGCAACACGGGATCGGCCGCTACATGGGCCTCGTGTCGATGGATCTCGGCGAAGGCGAGACGGAATTCCTGCATCTCGAATACGCGGGCGACAGCAAGCTCTACGTGCCGGTCGCGCAACTGCACGTGATCTCGCGCTACAGCGGCGCCGATCCCGACAGCGCACCGCTGCACGCGCTCGGTTCGGGCCAGTGGGAACGCGCGAAGCGCAAGGCGGCGCAGCAGATCCGCGACACGGCCGCCGAGCTGCTGAACCTGTACGCGCGCCGCGCCGCGCGCGAAGGCCACGCGTTCGCGCTCGATCCGCGCGACTACGTGAAGTTCGCGGAGAGCTTCGGTTTCGAGGAAACGCCAGACCAGGCGGCCGCGATCGCCGCCGTGATCGGCGACATGACGAGCGGCAAGCCGATGGACCGCCTCGTGTGCGGCGACGTCGGCTTCGGCAAGACCGAGGTCGCGCTGCGCGCGGCGTTCATCGCGGTGATGGGCGGCAAGCAGGTCGCGCTGCTGTCGCCGACCACGCTGCTCGCCGAGCAGCACACGCAGACCTTCGCCGACCGCTTCGCCGACTGGCCGGTGCGCATCGTCGAGCTGTCGCGCTTCAAGACCGCGAAGGAAGTCAATGCGGCGATCGCGCAGATCAACGAAGGCAGCGTCGACATCGTGATCGGCACGCACAAGCTGCTGTCGTCCGACGTGCAGTTCAAGCGCCTGGGCCTCGTGATCATCGACGAGGAGCATCGCTTCGGCGTACGTCAGAAGGAAGCGCTGAAGGCGCTGCGCGCGGAGGTCGACGTGCTGACGCTCACCGCGACGCCGATCCCGCGCACGCTCGGCATGGCGCTCGAAGGGCTGCGCGACTTCTCGGTGATCGCGACCGCGCCGCAGAAGCGGCTCGCGATCAAGACCTTCGTGCGGCGCGAGGAAGAAAGCGTGATCCGCGAGGCGATGCTGCGCGAACTGAAGCGCGGCGGCCAGGTGTACTTCCTGCACAACGAGGTCGAGACGATCGAGAACCGCAAGGCGATGCTCGAGGCACTGGTGCCCGAGGCGCGCATCGTGATCGCGCACGGCCAGATGCACGAGCGCGAGCTCGAGCGCGTGATGCGCGATTTCGTCGCGCAGCGCGCGAACGTCCTGCTCTGCACGACGATCATCGAGACCGGCATCGACGTGCCGAGCGCGAACACGATCATCATGCACCGCGCCGACAAGTTCGGCCTCGCGCAGCTTCACCAGCTGCGCGGCCGCGTCGGCCGCTCGCACCACCAGGCTTATGCGTACCTGCTGGTGCACGATCCGCAGTCGCTGACCAAGCAGGCGCAGCGCCGGCTCGAGGCGATCCAGCAGATGGAGGAGCTCGGCTCGGGCTTCTATCTGGCGATGCACGACCTCGAGATCCGCGGCACCGGCGAGGTGCTCGGCGACAAGCAGTCGGGCGAGATCCACGAGATCGGCTTTCAGCTGTACACCGACATGCTGAACGACGCGGTGAAGGCGCTGAAGAACGGCAAGGAGCCGGACCTCACCGCCCCGCTCGCCGCGACGACCGAGATCAACCTGCATGCGCCCGCGATCCTGCCGGCCGACTACTGCGCGGACGTGCAGGAGCGCTTGTCGCTCTACAAGCGGCTGGCGAACTGCGAGCACGGCGATGCGATCGACGGCATCCAGGAAGAGCTGATCGACCGCTTCGGCAAGCTGCCGCCGCAGGCGCAGGCGCTCGTCGAGACGCACCGGCTGCGGCTCGCCGCGAAGCCGCTCGGCATCGTCAAGATCGACGCGAGCGAGGTCGCGATCGGGCTGCAGTTCGAGCCGAACCCGCCGATCGATCCGATGCGCATCATCGAGATGGTGCAGAAGCATCGGCACATCAAGCTCGCCGGGCAGGACAAGCTGCGCATCGAGACGCGCTCGCCGGATCTGGCGATCCGCGTGTCGACGATCAAGGAGACGCTGCGCGCGCTCGCGCCGAGCGCCGCACGCTGA
- a CDS encoding pyridoxal-phosphate dependent enzyme: MSTESTGPAHTTIDGEPIPTLDEIAAQHFALSPWVARTPVFERADLPTLEGTHVNFKFELLQASGSFKARGAFTHVLALDEARKNAGVTCVSAGNHAAAVAYAAMRLGSSAKVVMPHSASPARIAQCRAYRAEVVLAGSASQAFDLVRRVEAEEGRFFIHPFNGYRTILGTATLGYEWATQTPDLDAVIVPIGGGGLAAGMATALRLANPRVHVYGVEPEGADAMCRSFAANHTIKMGAMQSIADSLMAPHTEEYSYQLCRRHVDRIVTVSDDALRAAMLFLFSHLKLAVEPACAAALAGLLGPLRETLQGKRVGVLLPGTNTDPATLGMHLAHAQLQR; the protein is encoded by the coding sequence ATGTCGACTGAATCAACGGGCCCGGCCCATACGACGATCGACGGCGAGCCGATTCCGACGCTCGACGAAATCGCCGCGCAGCATTTCGCGTTGTCGCCCTGGGTCGCGCGCACGCCGGTATTCGAACGCGCCGATCTGCCGACGCTCGAAGGTACGCACGTCAACTTCAAGTTCGAGCTGCTGCAGGCGAGCGGCAGCTTCAAGGCGCGCGGCGCGTTCACGCACGTGCTCGCGCTCGACGAAGCGCGCAAGAACGCCGGCGTCACCTGCGTGTCGGCCGGCAATCATGCGGCGGCCGTCGCATATGCGGCGATGCGGCTCGGCAGCAGCGCCAAGGTCGTGATGCCCCATTCCGCGAGCCCGGCGCGCATCGCGCAGTGCCGCGCGTATCGCGCGGAAGTCGTGCTGGCCGGCAGCGCGTCGCAGGCATTCGACCTCGTGCGGCGCGTCGAGGCCGAGGAAGGCCGCTTCTTCATCCATCCGTTCAACGGCTATCGCACGATTCTCGGCACGGCGACGCTCGGCTACGAATGGGCGACGCAGACGCCCGACCTCGATGCGGTGATCGTGCCGATCGGCGGCGGCGGGCTCGCGGCCGGCATGGCCACCGCATTGCGCCTCGCGAATCCGCGCGTGCACGTGTACGGCGTCGAGCCCGAAGGCGCCGACGCGATGTGCCGCAGCTTCGCGGCGAACCACACGATCAAGATGGGCGCGATGCAGAGCATCGCCGATTCGCTGATGGCGCCGCACACCGAGGAATACAGCTATCAGCTGTGCCGGCGTCACGTCGACCGGATCGTCACCGTGTCGGACGACGCGCTGCGCGCGGCGATGCTGTTCCTGTTCTCGCATCTGAAGCTGGCGGTCGAGCCCGCGTGCGCGGCCGCGCTCGCGGGGCTGCTCGGCCCGCTGCGCGAAACGCTGCAGGGCAAGCGGGTCGGCGTGCTGCTGCCGGGCACGAACACCGATCCGGCCACGCTCGGCATGCATCTCGCGCACGCGCAGCTGCAGCGCTGA